A segment of the Acidobacteriota bacterium genome:
CCTCGCGCCGCCCAAGAAGTAAGCAGCACATCTGATTCGGGGCTTGGCCCCTTGAGGAACGCAATGCCGAAACTTAAATCACACTCCGGCGCAAAAAAGCGCTTTCGCAAGACCGGGACCGGCAAGGTGCGGCGCACCCACGCCTTCACGCGCCACATCCTGACTTCGAAGAATCGCAAGCGCAAGCGCCAGCTCGATATGCCCACCTTGGTCTCGAAGGCAGACGCCCCAAAGATCAAGCGCATGATCCCGTACTCATAGCGATCAGCTCTCAGCCCTCAGCTTTCAGCCGAGCCGGTCGTCGCTGAGTTGCAGGGCAGAGTGGTGGTTGGCTGAACGCTGACCGCTGAATGCTGAAAGCTCACAGCGAGTGAAGAGGCTTTCGAAGTCCCCACCCGGGCCTCCTGCCTCCAGCCGCGAAAACGCACCATAAAAGGAGAGCTCCATGCCTCGCGTAAAACGTGGTACGAAACGCCGCCAGAAGCGCAAGAAGATCCTCAATCGCGCCAGCGGATACTTCCTCACCAAGTCAAAACTCTATCGCCAGGCGAAAGAGTCGGTGGAACGCGGACTCAAGTTCGCGTACGCCGGCCGGCGCATGAAGAAGCGCCAGTATCGCTCGATCTGGATCGTGCGCATCGGCGCGGCTTGCCGCCAGTGTGGACTGAGCTACAGCCAGTTCATCAACGGGCTGAAGCGCTCGGGCGTGGAGCTGGATCGCAAGATCCTCGCCGACATCGCGGTGAAAGACATGGCCGGCTTCAAGGCGCTGTGCGAACAGTCGAAGGCCGCGCTGGCGAAGACGGCGTAGGCGGTCTTCGGTCATCAGTCATCAGTCTTCAGGTAGGATGGCGCGGGCGTATTCGTCCGCGCCTACTTCTATTCTGGGTGCTCATGTATCAGGTCCCCAAACTCGCCGACTACTCACCGCAGTCGCTGGATGCGGCTGTCCGCGACCTCCTAGCTGCGCTCGAGACCGAAGCCGCCGCGGTCGCAAGCGAAGCCGACCACAAAGCATTCCGCGATCGCTGGATGGCGCGCAAGAACGGCATCCTCGCTCAAATCAACGATCTGTGGCTGAAGGCCGCATCCGGTGAAGCCAAGCGCGAGGTCGGCCGGCGCGTCAACGAGCTGAACAAAGAAGTCGAAGAGCTGGTCGAATCGGCCCGCGCACGCGCCACCGGCTCGGCTTCCTCCGCGCGCATCGACGCCGAAAAACTCGACGTCACCCTCCCCGGCATCCGCCGCCCGCTGGGCGTCGAGCATCCCGTCATCCGCACCATGAACACCATCGTCCACGTCTTCCAGGCGATGGGATACTCCGTCGGCGAAGGTCCGGAGATCGAGACCGACTACTACAACTTTGAGGCGCTGAATTTTCCGCCCAACCATCCCGCGCGCGATACCCAGGACACCATCTTCATCGCGGGACAGGAGAAAAAACCGCAGCGTGACCGCCTGCTGCTGCGCACGCACACTTCGCCGGTGCAGATCCACACCATGGAGCGGCAGCCGCCGCCGGTGCGCATCGTCATCCCCGGCAAGGTCTACCGGCACGACACGCCGGACGCGACGCACTCGCCCGTCTTCCACCAGGTCGAAGGCCTGGTCGTCGACACCAACATCACCTTCCGCGACCTGAAGGGCACGCTCGACCACGCGATGAAAGCGCTCTTTGGTTCCGCCGCGAAGACGCGCTTCTTCCCGTCGTTCTTCCCTTTCACCGAACCGAGCGCGGACGTGGCGGTGACGTGCTTCAAGTGCGGCGGCAGAGGCCTGATCAACGGGACGCCCTGCCGTCTCTGCAAGATGAGTGGATGGATCGAGCTACTCGGCTCCGGCATGGTCGATCCCAACGTCTTTGAGTTTGTGAAGAAGAACGGATACGACCCGGCCAAGGTCTCCGGCTTCGCCTTCGGCATGGGCGTGG
Coding sequences within it:
- the rpmI gene encoding 50S ribosomal protein L35; the protein is MPKLKSHSGAKKRFRKTGTGKVRRTHAFTRHILTSKNRKRKRQLDMPTLVSKADAPKIKRMIPYS
- the rplT gene encoding 50S ribosomal protein L20: MPRVKRGTKRRQKRKKILNRASGYFLTKSKLYRQAKESVERGLKFAYAGRRMKKRQYRSIWIVRIGAACRQCGLSYSQFINGLKRSGVELDRKILADIAVKDMAGFKALCEQSKAALAKTA
- the pheS gene encoding phenylalanine--tRNA ligase subunit alpha, encoding MYQVPKLADYSPQSLDAAVRDLLAALETEAAAVASEADHKAFRDRWMARKNGILAQINDLWLKAASGEAKREVGRRVNELNKEVEELVESARARATGSASSARIDAEKLDVTLPGIRRPLGVEHPVIRTMNTIVHVFQAMGYSVGEGPEIETDYYNFEALNFPPNHPARDTQDTIFIAGQEKKPQRDRLLLRTHTSPVQIHTMERQPPPVRIVIPGKVYRHDTPDATHSPVFHQVEGLVVDTNITFRDLKGTLDHAMKALFGSAAKTRFFPSFFPFTEPSADVAVTCFKCGGRGLINGTPCRLCKMSGWIELLGSGMVDPNVFEFVKKNGYDPAKVSGFAFGMGVERIAMAMYGIDDIQLLYSGDVRFLEQFA